A window of Haliscomenobacter hydrossis DSM 1100 contains these coding sequences:
- a CDS encoding formylglycine-generating enzyme family protein — MPQPAPRVYIQEFTAANGQPFAFQMVEVKGGTFQMGREDEDADDDEKPVHPVKVSDFWMAEYVVTQAFWQAVMGEENVPFYFQGDKRPAERVSWETIVEQFLPRLNEMTGENYRLPSEAEWEYAARGGINHSPYKYAGSNRLKEVAWYYENSHSESKPVGLKKPNALGLYDMSGNVYEWCADWYGSDYYQECLDAGVVENPTGRTQGSDRVVRGGDWYSSPGYCRVSYRDRYDPRYGYDSVGFRLVVCVLQSVGWEKRLKPMSKQEKNKIK, encoded by the coding sequence ATGCCTCAGCCCGCACCCAGGGTCTATATACAAGAATTTACGGCAGCCAATGGCCAGCCTTTTGCTTTTCAAATGGTAGAGGTGAAAGGGGGTACCTTTCAGATGGGGAGAGAGGATGAAGATGCAGATGATGATGAAAAACCGGTACATCCGGTCAAAGTTTCCGATTTCTGGATGGCGGAATATGTAGTGACCCAGGCTTTTTGGCAAGCGGTGATGGGGGAGGAGAATGTTCCCTTTTATTTTCAGGGGGATAAAAGGCCAGCGGAACGGGTATCCTGGGAAACGATTGTTGAGCAGTTTCTGCCACGCTTAAATGAAATGACCGGAGAAAACTACCGCTTGCCCAGCGAGGCGGAATGGGAATACGCTGCGCGGGGTGGGATCAACCATTCGCCGTACAAATACGCAGGTAGCAATCGCCTGAAAGAGGTAGCTTGGTATTACGAGAATAGCCATAGCGAAAGTAAACCCGTGGGGCTAAAAAAGCCAAATGCCTTGGGTTTGTACGATATGAGTGGGAATGTCTACGAGTGGTGTGCAGACTGGTATGGCAGTGATTATTATCAGGAATGCCTGGATGCCGGAGTAGTTGAAAATCCAACAGGACGTACACAAGGCAGTGACCGTGTGGTGCGCGGCGGCGACTGGTACTCCAGTCCCGGGTATTGCCGGGTCTCGTATCGCGACCGCTACGATCCGCGGTATGGCTACGACTCTGTGGGTTTTCGCTTGGTGGTTTGTGTTTTGCAGTCAGTTGGCTGGGAAAAAAGGCTAAAACCCATGAGCAAACAAGAAAAAAATAAAATAAAATAA
- a CDS encoding formylglycine-generating enzyme family protein, producing the protein MEQVSWDNINREFLPRLNEMTGENYRLPTEAEWEYAARGGIYESLYIPYIYAGSNRLKEVAWYYENSHRETKPVGLKKPNALGLYDLSGNVYEWCADWYGGSDYFQVCLDAGVVENPIGCTQGSFRVVRGGYRDGTRRDCRVSYRLDYAPLYLDYLVGFRLVVSVLQSVGWKKG; encoded by the coding sequence GTGGAGCAAGTCTCCTGGGATAACATCAATCGTGAATTTTTGCCACGCTTGAACGAAATGACCGGAGAAAACTACCGCTTGCCTACCGAAGCGGAGTGGGAATACGCTGCGCGAGGTGGGATTTATGAATCACTTTATATCCCTTACATCTACGCGGGCAGCAATCGCCTAAAAGAGGTAGCTTGGTATTACGAAAACAGCCACCGCGAAACCAAACCTGTTGGCCTAAAAAAGCCCAATGCACTGGGATTGTATGACCTGAGTGGAAATGTATACGAGTGGTGCGCAGATTGGTACGGAGGCAGTGATTATTTTCAGGTATGCTTGGATGCTGGAGTAGTTGAAAATCCAATAGGGTGCACACAAGGCAGTTTCCGTGTGGTGCGCGGCGGCTACAGGGACGGCACTCGCAGGGATTGCCGGGTCTCGTATCGCCTCGACTACGCTCCGCTGTATCTCGACTACCTTGTGGGTTTTCGCTTGGTAGTTTCTGTTTTGCAGTCAGTTGGCTGGAAAAAAGGTTGA
- a CDS encoding formylglycine-generating enzyme family protein, which yields MPQPAPRVYLQEFTAANGQPFSFQMVEVKGGVFQMGSEDEDGYDDEKPIHPVKVSDFWMGEYVVTQALWQAVMGEENQPSRF from the coding sequence ATGCCTCAGCCCGCACCCAGGGTCTATCTACAGGAATTTACGGCGGCCAATGGCCAGCCTTTTTCTTTTCAAATGGTGGAGGTGAAAGGGGGCGTTTTTCAAATGGGGAGCGAGGATGAAGATGGGTATGATGATGAGAAACCCATCCATCCGGTCAAAGTTTCCGATTTCTGGATGGGGGAATATGTCGTGACCCAGGCTTTGTGGCAAGCGGTGATGGGCGAAGAAAATCAACCTTCCCGTTTTTAG